In Synechococcus sp. CC9616, the following are encoded in one genomic region:
- the rplS gene encoding 50S ribosomal protein L19: MAADPTDTTVTTDTAEQQPETSAAATATVSVKKLSAEELIKGFEAEQLKSELPEIYVGDTVRVGVRISEGNKERVQPYEGVVISKRHGGLNETITVRRIFQGIGVERVFMLHSPQVASIKVERRGKVRRAKLFYLRERVGKATRVKQRFDR, from the coding sequence ATGGCGGCCGACCCCACGGACACGACGGTGACGACAGACACCGCGGAGCAACAACCTGAAACCTCGGCGGCTGCAACGGCAACGGTCTCGGTGAAAAAGCTCTCAGCAGAGGAGCTGATCAAGGGATTCGAAGCGGAGCAGCTCAAGAGCGAGTTGCCGGAGATTTACGTGGGAGACACCGTTCGGGTGGGTGTCCGGATTAGTGAAGGCAACAAGGAGCGGGTTCAGCCCTACGAAGGCGTGGTGATTTCAAAGCGCCACGGAGGCCTGAACGAAACCATCACCGTGCGCCGGATTTTCCAGGGCATCGGCGTGGAGCGTGTGTTCATGCTCCACAGCCCTCAGGTGGCATCGATCAAAGTTGAGCGGCGAGGTAAAGTGCGAAGGGCGAAGCTTTTTTATCTGCGGGAACGGGTGGGCAAGGCCACCCGCGTGAAGCAGCGCTTCGATCGCTGA
- a CDS encoding MAPEG family protein encodes MSLLQLFTATDAAPFAWSLVLSGGTVIASIIPLGAARSAANFEMKDMAAPRAMFERFPAWGKRASWAHQNSFEAFTLQAPAALLALIAALQTGPLPATAVVAAFAHPVLRLAYIAAYVGNVPPARGLCWATGLLCSGILYSEGLKALLGS; translated from the coding sequence ATGTCGCTGTTGCAGCTGTTCACAGCCACGGATGCCGCTCCTTTCGCCTGGTCACTGGTGTTGTCTGGCGGAACAGTGATCGCCAGCATCATTCCCCTCGGCGCCGCACGCTCGGCTGCCAACTTTGAAATGAAGGACATGGCGGCACCCCGCGCGATGTTCGAACGCTTTCCGGCCTGGGGGAAACGGGCCAGCTGGGCCCATCAGAACAGCTTCGAGGCCTTCACTCTGCAGGCTCCAGCGGCATTACTGGCTCTGATCGCTGCGCTGCAAACCGGTCCGTTGCCCGCCACGGCCGTTGTCGCAGCTTTTGCCCATCCCGTGCTGCGGCTTGCCTATATCGCCGCCTACGTCGGCAATGTGCCTCCAGCCCGGGGGCTGTGTTGGGCCACAGGGCTCCTTTGCAGCGGCATTCTGTATTCAGAAGGCCTGAAAGCGCTGCTTGGCAGCTGA
- a CDS encoding DNA-processing protein DprA translates to MGQSLDLPALDRVDTLAQELALLQDKGQRRIAILGSRHVPVVAIHLIELVARSLVQEGHSIVTSGSQGVNAAVIRGVLEVDPSKLTVLLPQSLDRQPSEIRDLLERVLHLIDKPEQDDLPLPMASSLCNQEIINRCDQLICLVFHDSETLLASARTAEDMGKVVSLLYFD, encoded by the coding sequence TTGGGTCAGTCACTGGATCTCCCAGCCCTTGATCGGGTCGATACGCTCGCGCAAGAGCTGGCCTTGCTGCAGGACAAGGGACAGCGACGGATCGCGATTCTTGGTAGCCGTCACGTACCCGTCGTCGCGATTCATCTGATCGAGCTGGTGGCTCGTTCCCTGGTGCAGGAAGGCCATTCCATCGTTACCTCGGGCTCGCAGGGCGTGAATGCCGCGGTGATCCGCGGCGTGCTTGAGGTGGACCCCTCCAAGCTCACGGTGTTGCTTCCTCAGAGCCTTGATCGTCAACCGAGTGAGATCAGAGACCTGCTTGAGAGGGTGCTTCACCTGATCGATAAACCTGAACAGGATGATCTGCCATTGCCGATGGCGAGCAGCCTCTGCAATCAGGAGATCATCAACCGCTGCGATCAACTGATTTGCCTGGTGTTTCACGACAGTGAAACGTTGTTGGCCAGCGCGCGAACAGCCGAAGACATGGGCAAAGTTGTGAGTTTGCTGTATTTCGACTGA
- a CDS encoding SDR family oxidoreductase, translating into MPQAEAMAQTPFSPGPWSGRRIGITGARGSLGRALSQALRQQGADVTGLTHSAPPANSGLDGPDRWVLWSCGEEARLDACLAELDILVINHGINPQGAQKPEDVDRALEINALSSWRLMQRFERLACQASGDRPRELWVNTSEAEIQPAISPVYELSKRLIGQLVSLRGANLSTEQRRRLRLRKLVLGPFRSELNPIGVMTAGFVAKQILVQAQLNLSLIIVTPNPLTYLLMPLNELGRWTYNKALNRRDP; encoded by the coding sequence ATGCCCCAAGCTGAAGCCATGGCCCAGACCCCTTTCTCCCCTGGCCCCTGGAGCGGCAGACGCATCGGCATCACGGGCGCTCGCGGCAGCCTCGGTCGAGCACTGAGCCAGGCATTGCGTCAGCAAGGGGCCGATGTAACCGGCCTAACCCACAGCGCACCCCCGGCAAACAGTGGTCTTGATGGTCCTGATCGCTGGGTGCTCTGGTCCTGCGGTGAAGAAGCGCGACTGGATGCCTGTCTGGCAGAGCTGGACATCCTGGTGATCAATCACGGCATTAATCCGCAAGGTGCGCAGAAACCAGAGGATGTTGATCGGGCTCTGGAGATCAATGCCTTAAGCAGTTGGCGGCTCATGCAGCGTTTTGAACGCCTCGCCTGCCAAGCATCCGGTGACAGACCCCGAGAGCTCTGGGTCAATACCTCAGAGGCTGAGATCCAACCGGCGATCAGCCCGGTTTACGAGCTCAGCAAACGACTGATCGGTCAACTCGTGAGTTTGCGCGGCGCCAATCTGTCGACGGAGCAGCGACGCAGGCTGCGACTTCGCAAGCTGGTGCTCGGACCGTTTCGATCCGAACTCAATCCGATCGGAGTGATGACTGCAGGGTTCGTCGCCAAGCAAATTTTGGTTCAAGCCCAGCTGAACCTCTCATTGATCATCGTCACGCCGAACCCGCTGACTTATCTCCTGATGCCTCTCAATGAACTCGGCCGCTGGACCTACAACAAGGCACTCAATCGCCGCGATCCGTGA
- a CDS encoding phosphotransacetylase family protein has translation MGTTLLIGSCEPFSGKSALVLGIAQQLIQSGLPFRFGKPLATSLEWDPNKGPLPQPLIDDDVRFVGETLGLAADHLIPSLHLLSPTTATQRLGHGQLDAGEGFDRLSAEVSGSDGLTLLECAGSLQEGLLFGLSLPQLADGLDAKVVLVHLWQDSCSVDALLSAKQILGERLVGVVLNAVTPDEVESLERQVVPALENLGLKVFGVMPRSPLLRSVTVGELVRRLDARVICCADREELLVETLSIGAMNVNSAMEFFRRRRNMAVVTGADRTDIQLAALEASTQCLILTGAGEPLPQLISRAEELDVPLLKVEHDTLATVEVIEQAFGHVRLHEAVKATYAFRLVEEHCHLDRLFEALNLTVHSG, from the coding sequence ATGGGAACGACCCTGCTGATCGGATCCTGCGAGCCCTTCAGTGGCAAATCCGCACTGGTTCTTGGCATCGCACAGCAACTGATCCAATCAGGTTTGCCGTTTCGTTTCGGAAAGCCTCTGGCAACCAGCCTGGAGTGGGATCCCAACAAGGGACCTTTGCCTCAGCCCCTCATCGATGACGACGTTCGGTTTGTGGGCGAGACCCTTGGGTTGGCTGCAGATCATCTGATCCCATCCCTGCACTTGCTCTCGCCCACAACGGCGACACAGCGTCTGGGGCATGGCCAACTGGACGCCGGAGAGGGTTTTGATCGGCTCAGTGCTGAGGTTTCCGGGTCTGATGGCCTAACCCTGCTGGAGTGCGCGGGCAGCCTTCAGGAAGGTCTGCTGTTTGGTCTCAGCCTGCCGCAACTGGCGGACGGACTTGATGCCAAGGTCGTGCTGGTGCATTTGTGGCAGGACAGCTGCAGTGTCGATGCCTTGCTCTCCGCCAAGCAGATTCTGGGCGAACGTCTGGTGGGGGTGGTGCTGAATGCGGTGACCCCTGATGAGGTGGAAAGCCTCGAACGTCAGGTGGTTCCTGCTCTTGAGAATCTCGGACTCAAGGTGTTCGGTGTGATGCCGCGATCACCTCTTCTGCGCAGCGTCACCGTTGGGGAGTTGGTGAGGCGTCTGGATGCGCGGGTGATCTGCTGCGCGGATCGGGAGGAGTTGCTGGTGGAGACGTTGAGCATCGGAGCGATGAATGTGAATTCCGCCATGGAGTTTTTCCGGCGTCGCCGCAACATGGCTGTGGTGACTGGAGCCGATCGCACCGATATCCAACTGGCCGCTCTCGAGGCCTCCACCCAGTGCCTGATCCTGACGGGAGCCGGTGAGCCGTTGCCTCAGCTGATCAGTCGTGCCGAAGAGCTTGATGTCCCTTTGCTGAAGGTGGAACACGACACGCTGGCCACCGTTGAGGTGATCGAGCAGGCCTTCGGTCACGTTCGCCTGCATGAAGCGGTGAAGGCCACCTATGCCTTCCGGCTTGTGGAAGAGCACTGCCACTTGGACCGCTTGTTTGAAGCCCTCAACCTCACGGTTCATTCCGGTTAA
- the gltX gene encoding glutamate--tRNA ligase produces MVRVRLAPSPTGTLHIGTARTAVFNWLFARHQKGSFLLRIEDTDKERSKPEYTQNILEGLQWLGIDWDEDPVIQSERLKQHQAAIQGLLESGLAYRCYASEEELEAMRNSQKAANQAPRYDNRHRQLSSEQEAAFQAEGRQAVVRFRIADDADIRWNDLVRGPMSWRGADLGGDMVIARRAPADQIGDPLYNLVVVVDDAAMAISHVIRGEDHIANTAKQLLLYDALGLPKPEFAHAPLILNGEGRKLSKRDGVTSINDFREMGYTAAAIANYMTLLGWSVPEGMNERFSLGEAAEVFSFDRVNKAGARFDWDKLNWLNSQVLHDLTPEQLLDRLLPLWRANDWIPPDLDGWSLEVCALLGPSLTLLKDGVEQASPFFELPPLEEDGIKQLNLEGAKPAIQALAKALEPEPWDGQDKERAQQLLSDAAKTARVKKGMIMKSLRAALLGRMQGPDLLTTWGLLARIGEDLPRLRRCLI; encoded by the coding sequence ATGGTGCGTGTTCGTCTGGCCCCCAGCCCAACGGGCACGTTGCATATCGGCACAGCTCGAACGGCCGTCTTCAATTGGCTGTTCGCCCGCCATCAAAAGGGCTCGTTCCTGCTGCGCATCGAGGACACAGACAAAGAGCGCTCCAAACCGGAATACACCCAAAACATCCTCGAAGGTCTTCAATGGTTAGGCATCGACTGGGATGAAGATCCCGTCATTCAGAGCGAACGCCTGAAGCAGCATCAGGCTGCCATTCAGGGTCTTCTTGAAAGCGGCCTGGCCTATCGCTGTTATGCCAGCGAAGAGGAGCTCGAAGCGATGCGGAACAGCCAGAAGGCTGCCAACCAAGCTCCTCGATACGACAATCGTCACCGGCAGCTCAGCTCAGAGCAGGAAGCTGCTTTTCAGGCGGAGGGTCGCCAGGCAGTCGTCCGCTTTCGGATCGCTGACGATGCCGATATCCGCTGGAACGACCTGGTCCGTGGACCGATGTCGTGGCGGGGGGCCGACCTCGGTGGCGACATGGTGATCGCACGACGGGCTCCGGCTGATCAGATCGGAGACCCGCTCTACAACCTTGTTGTCGTCGTGGACGATGCCGCCATGGCGATCAGCCATGTGATCCGGGGCGAGGACCACATCGCCAACACGGCAAAGCAACTGCTGCTGTACGACGCGCTTGGCCTGCCGAAACCGGAATTCGCCCATGCACCGTTGATCCTCAATGGCGAGGGCCGCAAGCTGTCGAAGCGTGATGGAGTGACCTCCATCAACGACTTCCGTGAAATGGGATACACGGCAGCAGCCATCGCCAACTACATGACGCTGCTGGGCTGGTCTGTGCCTGAGGGCATGAACGAACGCTTCAGCCTGGGGGAAGCCGCCGAGGTCTTCAGCTTTGATCGCGTCAACAAAGCCGGTGCCCGCTTCGACTGGGACAAGCTCAACTGGCTCAATAGTCAGGTGCTCCATGACCTGACACCGGAGCAACTGCTGGATCGACTTCTGCCGCTCTGGCGGGCCAACGACTGGATCCCGCCGGATCTGGACGGCTGGAGTCTTGAGGTCTGCGCCTTACTGGGACCATCGCTCACGCTCCTGAAGGACGGTGTCGAGCAGGCGAGTCCCTTTTTCGAGCTGCCGCCGCTTGAGGAGGACGGCATCAAGCAACTGAACCTCGAGGGAGCCAAACCAGCCATCCAAGCCCTGGCAAAAGCGCTTGAACCAGAGCCATGGGACGGACAGGACAAGGAGCGGGCCCAGCAGCTTCTCAGCGATGCGGCAAAGACAGCTCGGGTGAAGAAAGGGATGATCATGAAATCCCTGCGAGCTGCTCTGCTGGGTCGGATGCAGGGCCCCGATCTGCTCACCACCTGGGGGTTACTGGCTCGGATCGGGGAGGACCTGCCCAGGCTGCGCCGCTGCCTCATCTGA
- a CDS encoding hyperconserved protein Hcp yields MELDLQPGDVVKVLESAALGWVRARVIRVKSGGRVVVQSDQGREFTARGNQVRLIEPAGFRP; encoded by the coding sequence ATGGAGTTGGATCTTCAACCTGGTGATGTCGTGAAGGTGCTGGAGTCAGCCGCCCTCGGCTGGGTCCGTGCCCGCGTCATCCGCGTCAAATCAGGAGGTCGTGTGGTCGTCCAAAGCGATCAAGGTCGGGAATTCACCGCCCGCGGCAATCAGGTGCGCCTGATTGAACCCGCCGGGTTCCGTCCCTGA
- a CDS encoding DUF1643 domain-containing protein, translated as MSDPPSDAGFSSDGHYRWWLRRHWSGGTGTLVFIGLNPSAADGRRDDPTLRRLIGFSRRWGYNELLVLNLFARISASPALLRRVQDPIGASNDRELKSWCGRWASQSSIDLWCGWGGSGACRDRDQQILAWLDCFWEQRQRRHPSASPPFCIGLTRTGQPRHPLYASADLTLRPFIWAGAESIGHPEGTPKALLQR; from the coding sequence GTGTCTGATCCGCCGTCTGATGCTGGATTCAGCTCAGATGGCCATTACCGCTGGTGGCTCCGTCGACATTGGTCGGGAGGCACAGGCACGTTGGTTTTTATCGGTCTCAATCCCTCCGCAGCCGATGGTCGACGTGACGACCCGACCCTGCGCCGGCTGATCGGATTTAGCCGCCGCTGGGGATACAACGAGTTGCTGGTGCTGAACCTGTTCGCCCGTATTTCTGCCTCTCCAGCTCTTCTTCGACGTGTTCAGGACCCGATCGGAGCGTCCAATGATCGCGAGCTGAAAAGCTGGTGCGGCCGCTGGGCGAGTCAGTCCTCGATCGATCTTTGGTGCGGCTGGGGTGGATCAGGTGCCTGCCGGGACCGCGATCAACAGATCCTGGCTTGGTTGGATTGTTTTTGGGAACAGCGTCAGCGCCGCCATCCCAGTGCTTCACCACCGTTCTGCATCGGTCTCACCAGGACCGGTCAGCCGCGGCACCCCCTTTATGCATCAGCTGACCTCACGCTTCGCCCCTTCATTTGGGCAGGAGCTGAATCCATCGGTCATCCTGAGGGGACGCCAAAGGCTCTCCTGCAACGCTGA
- a CDS encoding serine hydrolase, with amino-acid sequence MTRKHRGRLRWLIAFTAFNVSMVLAGASQASVAPFTPLQQQIETLRKEHDIPGASIAVIENGRIAWARGFGLADLASGRLVTADTLFQAQSITKTLTSLATVKLLAAEEIALDEPVNRYLTGWTIPENNYTKKVPVSFRMLLNHTGGLSNPYPDGCCGPGEPLPTLQQVLRGMPPANNQPLTVERVPGTRFNYCNGCYTVLQPALEYISQQTFPSLMQELVFTPAGMDNTSFDNSFFLNDTSTIAIPYDVDGKPHGRAPMRHPILSTGLMWSTASDLARFKLAFTKALNSGHPLIDQPLAVQLSIPSSTANRSLGFELGNRDADAKARGGYLFHSGTGNGAVSLSIISLDGNHGAVFLINKGPNPWLTTNIPQYAFIKDSLKLINTEDNWPY; translated from the coding sequence ATGACTCGCAAGCATCGAGGCAGGCTGCGGTGGCTCATCGCCTTTACAGCGTTCAACGTCTCGATGGTGCTGGCAGGGGCGTCGCAGGCATCGGTCGCACCTTTCACTCCGCTTCAACAGCAGATCGAAACGCTGCGCAAGGAGCACGACATTCCCGGTGCGTCCATCGCCGTGATCGAAAACGGCCGGATTGCCTGGGCGCGGGGCTTTGGCCTGGCGGACCTGGCCAGTGGTCGACTGGTCACAGCCGACACCCTGTTTCAAGCCCAGTCGATCACCAAAACCCTCACATCACTTGCCACGGTGAAGCTACTTGCCGCCGAGGAGATTGCTCTGGATGAACCCGTCAACCGTTATCTGACGGGTTGGACCATTCCCGAGAACAACTACACCAAAAAGGTGCCGGTGAGTTTCCGCATGCTGCTGAACCACACCGGCGGTTTGAGCAATCCCTACCCCGACGGCTGCTGCGGGCCTGGGGAACCACTGCCGACCCTGCAGCAGGTGTTGCGCGGAATGCCACCTGCCAACAACCAACCGCTCACCGTTGAGCGAGTCCCTGGGACACGCTTCAACTACTGCAACGGCTGCTACACGGTGCTGCAGCCCGCCTTGGAATACATCAGCCAACAAACCTTCCCCAGCTTGATGCAGGAGTTGGTGTTCACACCGGCCGGCATGGATAACACCAGCTTTGACAACAGCTTTTTTCTCAACGACACCAGCACGATCGCCATCCCCTACGACGTTGATGGGAAGCCCCACGGGCGAGCACCGATGCGGCATCCCATCCTCTCCACCGGTTTGATGTGGAGCACAGCAAGCGATCTGGCCCGCTTCAAGCTCGCCTTCACGAAAGCGCTGAACTCCGGCCACCCGTTGATCGATCAACCTTTAGCCGTTCAGCTCAGCATCCCCAGTTCCACAGCGAACCGCAGCCTGGGATTTGAACTCGGCAACCGCGACGCAGACGCCAAAGCAAGGGGCGGGTACCTGTTCCACTCAGGAACGGGCAACGGCGCCGTCAGCCTTTCCATCATCAGCCTTGATGGAAATCACGGGGCTGTGTTCTTAATCAACAAAGGGCCGAACCCCTGGCTGACGACAAACATTCCGCAGTACGCTTTCATCAAGGACAGCCTTAAATTAATCAATACAGAAGACAATTGGCCTTATTAA
- the map gene encoding type I methionyl aminopeptidase: MNLFSDLLATTKASQATATGPRIQKRRGVEIKSAREIKIMRQASAIVATVLREVISMVEPGHTTGELDAFAERRIREMGATPSFKGYHGFPASICASINHEVVHGIPSKKRVIHKGDLLKVDTGAYFEGYHGDSCVTICVGETSDVAQTLSRVARESLMAGLAQVKAGNTLLDIAGAVEDHVKANGFSVVEDYTGHGVGRNLHEEPSVFNFRTDDLPNITLRPGMTLAIEPILNAGSKACRTLNDRWTVVTRDGALSAQWEHTVLVTSDGCEILTDRGD; this comes from the coding sequence ATGAATCTGTTCTCTGATCTGCTGGCCACAACAAAAGCGTCCCAGGCCACGGCCACAGGCCCAAGGATTCAGAAACGCCGCGGCGTCGAGATCAAGTCGGCTCGTGAAATCAAGATCATGCGGCAGGCCAGCGCGATTGTCGCCACCGTGCTGCGCGAGGTCATCTCCATGGTCGAGCCGGGCCACACCACGGGTGAGCTTGATGCCTTCGCTGAACGCCGCATCCGCGAAATGGGTGCCACACCAAGCTTCAAGGGTTATCACGGCTTCCCCGCCAGCATCTGCGCCAGCATCAACCACGAAGTTGTTCATGGAATCCCCAGCAAAAAGCGGGTGATTCATAAGGGAGACCTTTTGAAGGTCGATACCGGCGCCTATTTCGAGGGTTATCACGGCGACAGCTGCGTCACCATCTGCGTCGGAGAGACGAGTGACGTGGCACAAACGCTCAGTCGTGTGGCCCGCGAATCACTGATGGCTGGCCTGGCTCAGGTGAAAGCCGGCAACACCTTGCTCGATATCGCTGGTGCTGTTGAAGATCACGTCAAAGCCAACGGTTTCAGTGTGGTTGAGGACTACACCGGTCATGGCGTCGGTCGAAATCTCCATGAGGAGCCTTCGGTCTTCAACTTCCGCACCGATGACCTTCCGAACATCACGCTGCGCCCGGGGATGACCCTGGCCATCGAGCCAATTCTCAATGCCGGCAGCAAGGCATGTCGAACCCTGAATGACCGCTGGACTGTGGTGACCCGCGATGGTGCTCTTTCTGCTCAGTGGGAACACACGGTGCTGGTGACAAGCGACGGATGCGAAATCCTCACGGATCGCGGCGATTGA
- the ebsA gene encoding type IV pilus biogenesis protein EbsA encodes MPPLSEAALRALFAPYCGGVAREAELLAALQLLNQQEIQGFRSVEGGLGHPYILSWVAVRSPLEATTCRLRFPERSDLLYDFELVTYQLVSWLMDCREEEHGSVDLPDAFWQWLLLGADPAVEG; translated from the coding sequence GTGCCACCTCTCTCAGAAGCAGCACTTCGGGCACTGTTCGCGCCCTATTGCGGGGGCGTTGCCCGCGAGGCTGAGCTTCTGGCTGCATTGCAGCTGCTGAATCAGCAAGAGATTCAGGGGTTTCGTTCGGTGGAGGGAGGGCTTGGCCACCCCTACATCCTGAGCTGGGTCGCCGTGCGCTCTCCACTGGAGGCCACTACTTGCCGTCTGCGCTTCCCCGAGCGTTCAGACCTGCTCTACGACTTTGAGCTGGTGACCTATCAGCTTGTGAGTTGGCTGATGGACTGCCGAGAAGAGGAGCACGGCAGCGTTGATCTCCCGGATGCGTTCTGGCAATGGCTGCTTCTTGGTGCGGATCCGGCCGTTGAGGGATGA
- a CDS encoding sodium:proton antiporter produces the protein MTPERLGLLWGVTVFAGASARLLAAVSSLPGVVLLLLSGLLIGRSGLGLVEPLDLGSGLGTVVGLLVSLVLFDGGLNLRLPGDTIKTTVQRIAILRLLLSLGAGLLAAHWLAGLNWSVAAVYSAIVLATGPTVVTPLVRQIRLAPPLGDVLEAEGLVLEPVGAVLALLLLELVLGDLHGWRELAFGLLSRLGGGTLIGASVGWLLSELLRRLESDQAASGLPLQLSLGMLFLMYGISEWLLPESALPASVAAGLVVGRRRNQHTADLDGLIQELAQLAITMLFPLLAADVSWAELSPLGWGGISCVLALMLLVRPIAVGLATTGLPLDLRQRVFMGWLAPRGIVTASVASLFSIRLEQAGILGAGRLQGLVFLTILMTVGLQGLTAQPLAKALGLIESPEEPGPSSDEAAAQPGQVLPDPSQ, from the coding sequence ATGACGCCTGAGCGGCTGGGTCTGCTCTGGGGTGTGACCGTTTTTGCCGGAGCGTCCGCTCGGCTGTTGGCGGCCGTCTCAAGTCTGCCGGGGGTCGTGCTGCTGCTGCTTTCCGGGCTTCTGATCGGCCGCTCAGGGCTTGGGCTGGTCGAGCCCCTGGATCTTGGTTCCGGCCTCGGGACGGTGGTGGGTCTGCTGGTCAGTCTGGTTCTGTTTGACGGCGGGCTGAACCTTCGCCTGCCCGGAGACACGATCAAAACCACGGTCCAGCGGATTGCCATCCTGCGACTGTTGCTGTCGCTCGGGGCAGGATTGCTGGCTGCGCACTGGTTGGCCGGCCTGAACTGGTCGGTCGCAGCGGTTTACAGCGCCATCGTGCTGGCCACTGGCCCAACGGTGGTGACACCTCTGGTGCGACAGATCCGGCTCGCTCCCCCTTTGGGTGATGTGCTCGAGGCCGAAGGCTTGGTGCTGGAGCCGGTGGGAGCTGTGCTGGCCCTGCTCCTGTTGGAGCTGGTGCTGGGCGATCTGCATGGTTGGAGAGAGCTCGCCTTTGGACTGTTGTCGCGTCTGGGGGGCGGCACCCTGATCGGCGCAAGCGTCGGCTGGTTGTTGTCGGAGCTTTTGCGGCGATTGGAGTCCGATCAGGCCGCCAGCGGCTTACCGCTGCAGCTCAGCCTCGGCATGTTGTTTCTGATGTATGGAATCAGTGAATGGCTTCTGCCGGAATCAGCGCTTCCAGCATCCGTGGCAGCAGGTCTTGTGGTGGGACGTCGACGCAATCAGCACACGGCTGATCTCGATGGCCTGATTCAGGAGTTGGCCCAGTTGGCAATCACGATGCTGTTTCCGCTCCTTGCGGCGGATGTGTCCTGGGCTGAACTCAGCCCCCTGGGTTGGGGGGGGATCAGTTGCGTCCTCGCTCTGATGTTGCTGGTGCGACCGATTGCCGTCGGCCTCGCCACAACGGGACTTCCGCTTGATCTGCGCCAGCGTGTGTTCATGGGATGGCTCGCCCCACGCGGAATTGTCACCGCCTCGGTGGCATCGCTCTTTTCGATCCGTTTGGAGCAAGCCGGAATCCTCGGTGCCGGCCGGCTTCAGGGTCTCGTGTTTCTGACGATTTTGATGACGGTCGGGTTGCAAGGGCTGACGGCCCAACCGCTTGCAAAAGCTCTGGGTTTGATCGAGTCGCCGGAAGAACCCGGTCCATCCTCAGATGAGGCAGCGGCGCAGCCTGGGCAGGTCCTCCCCGATCCGAGCCAGTAA
- the wecB gene encoding non-hydrolyzing UDP-N-acetylglucosamine 2-epimerase, whose amino-acid sequence MADQPRVTIVLGTRPEAIKLAPVIRTFQACQALRTRVVLTGQHQEMVAQVMDLFQLKADRDLGLMAPRQTLTHVTCAALNGLREDFQAYPPQLVLVQGDTTTAFAAGLAAFYEQIPVGHVEAGLRTDNLLDPFPEEANRRLISQIATLHFAPTTKAETNLHSSGVVGQVSVTGNTVIDALLLMAESAPEIHFEGLDWQTQRVILATVHRRENWGDRLKDIADGILRVLDRFPDTALLLPLHRNPTVREPLQALLGDHPRVVLTEPLDYDRLVAAMKGCSLLLTDSGGLQEEAPALGKPVLVLRRTTERPEAVEAGTARLVGTDPAEIFSEASRLLDDAEAYSAMSRAINPFGDGQASSRILDLSRRHLGV is encoded by the coding sequence ATGGCCGATCAGCCGCGCGTCACGATCGTTCTAGGAACACGACCTGAGGCGATCAAGCTGGCCCCCGTGATCCGCACCTTTCAGGCCTGCCAAGCGTTGCGGACACGTGTTGTGCTGACAGGGCAACACCAGGAAATGGTGGCTCAGGTGATGGACCTGTTCCAACTCAAGGCCGATCGCGATCTCGGTCTCATGGCGCCGCGTCAGACCCTCACCCATGTGACCTGTGCCGCATTGAACGGTTTACGGGAAGACTTCCAGGCCTACCCGCCGCAACTGGTTCTGGTGCAAGGCGACACCACAACGGCTTTTGCAGCGGGGTTAGCGGCTTTTTACGAGCAGATTCCCGTCGGTCATGTGGAGGCTGGCCTGCGCACCGACAACCTGCTCGACCCATTCCCTGAGGAAGCCAATCGACGACTGATCTCTCAGATCGCAACCCTTCATTTCGCTCCCACAACCAAGGCTGAGACCAACCTCCATTCCTCCGGTGTGGTGGGGCAGGTGTCAGTCACGGGCAACACGGTGATCGATGCCCTGCTGTTGATGGCGGAAAGCGCTCCGGAGATCCACTTTGAAGGTCTCGACTGGCAGACGCAGCGGGTGATTCTGGCCACAGTGCATCGTCGTGAGAACTGGGGGGATCGCCTCAAGGACATCGCCGACGGCATCTTGCGGGTGCTTGATCGTTTCCCCGACACCGCTTTGTTGCTACCGCTGCATCGGAATCCGACGGTGCGCGAACCGCTGCAGGCCCTCCTTGGCGACCATCCACGTGTGGTGCTCACCGAACCCCTGGATTACGACCGTCTTGTGGCGGCGATGAAGGGTTGCTCACTGCTGCTCACCGATTCCGGCGGTTTGCAAGAGGAGGCCCCTGCTCTCGGCAAACCGGTTCTTGTGCTCCGACGCACCACAGAACGCCCTGAAGCCGTGGAGGCTGGGACAGCACGTCTGGTGGGGACCGATCCCGCCGAGATCTTTTCCGAGGCCTCGCGATTACTCGATGATGCTGAGGCCTATTCGGCAATGTCCCGTGCCATCAATCCGTTCGGAGATGGGCAGGCCAGCAGCAGAATCCTCGACCTCTCCCGCCGGCATCTCGGTGTCTGA